One Streptomyces showdoensis genomic region harbors:
- a CDS encoding GntR family transcriptional regulator — MGTTQLESVPEPKYWHLKTVIGEALDSDFAVGEILPNERELAARFGVARATLRQALEQLELEGRLQRRRGVGTTVAPPRVGVDVSTTQHTWPGVGEDTWQSVDSAAGTAPAAVARLLEITADEPVHVVRRLRVTEGQPVAAELLYVPSGSVPGLGAVEVPGGVDRARSVLRELQRLALDGQDRSVELGSARADDARELDRLPGAPVLVVTTRYLSEGGTAAVSVATYRADTCKLTFGDSGEMVMAS, encoded by the coding sequence GTGGGGACCACGCAGCTGGAATCAGTACCGGAGCCGAAGTACTGGCACCTCAAGACCGTGATCGGCGAAGCCCTCGACTCGGACTTCGCGGTCGGGGAGATCCTGCCCAACGAGCGCGAACTCGCGGCCCGTTTCGGCGTCGCGCGCGCCACGCTCCGCCAGGCCCTGGAGCAGCTGGAGCTGGAGGGCCGCCTGCAGCGCCGCCGCGGCGTCGGCACCACCGTCGCCCCGCCCCGGGTCGGCGTCGACGTCTCCACCACCCAGCACACCTGGCCCGGTGTCGGCGAGGACACCTGGCAGTCGGTGGACTCCGCCGCCGGCACGGCGCCCGCCGCCGTCGCCCGCCTCCTGGAGATCACCGCGGACGAGCCCGTCCACGTGGTGCGCCGCCTGCGCGTCACCGAGGGCCAGCCGGTCGCCGCCGAACTGCTCTACGTGCCCTCCGGCTCGGTCCCCGGCCTCGGCGCCGTCGAGGTGCCCGGCGGCGTCGACCGCGCCCGCTCCGTCCTGCGCGAGCTCCAGCGCCTCGCCCTCGACGGGCAGGACCGCTCCGTCGAACTCGGCTCCGCGCGCGCGGACGACGCCCGGGAGCTGGACCGCCTGCCCGGCGCGCCCGTCCTCGTCGTCACCACCCGCTACCTCTCGGAGGGCGGCACCGCGGCCGTCTCCGTGGCCACGTACCGCGCCGACACCTGCAAGCTCACCTTCGGCGACTCCGGGGAAATGGTCATGGCCTCCTGA
- a CDS encoding RNA polymerase sigma-70 factor codes for MSWDGTVPTDILTDPTDLFEEHRPMLTGVAYRMLGRAADAEDVVQEAWLRWSADDRSEVREPRAFLVRITTRLAIDRLRQVQSRRESYVGPWLPEPIVTDFGPSVPDTAERALLSDSVSLALLVVLESLSPLERAVFVLREAFGFPFAEIAATLDRSEAAVRQLAGRARRHVDEGRPRYDVDPVQRRDLTERFLAAASSGDLEGLLTLLAPDVRLVGDSGGKSKAPLRVMETADKIGRFLVAISQGTDDSFGVRFAEVNGGPALVALVDGKVDSVFQIDIRDGRIACVYILRNPDKLQGLALD; via the coding sequence GTGAGCTGGGATGGCACCGTGCCGACCGACATCCTCACCGACCCGACCGATCTGTTCGAAGAACACCGCCCGATGCTCACCGGTGTCGCCTACCGGATGCTCGGCCGCGCCGCCGACGCCGAGGACGTGGTGCAGGAGGCGTGGCTGCGCTGGTCCGCCGACGACCGCTCCGAGGTCCGCGAGCCCCGCGCCTTCCTCGTCCGGATCACCACCCGGCTCGCCATCGACCGGCTCCGCCAGGTGCAGTCCCGCCGCGAGTCCTACGTGGGCCCCTGGCTGCCCGAGCCGATCGTGACCGACTTCGGGCCGTCCGTGCCCGACACCGCCGAGCGCGCCCTGCTCTCCGACTCCGTCTCCCTGGCGCTCCTCGTCGTCCTGGAGTCCCTCTCCCCGCTCGAACGCGCCGTCTTCGTCCTGCGGGAGGCCTTCGGCTTCCCCTTCGCGGAGATCGCCGCCACCCTCGACCGCAGCGAGGCAGCCGTCCGCCAGCTCGCCGGACGGGCCCGCCGGCACGTCGACGAGGGCCGGCCGCGCTACGACGTGGACCCGGTCCAACGGCGCGATCTCACCGAGCGGTTCCTCGCCGCCGCGTCGAGCGGCGACCTCGAGGGGCTGCTCACCCTGCTCGCCCCGGACGTCAGGCTGGTCGGCGACAGCGGCGGCAAGTCCAAGGCCCCGCTGCGGGTCATGGAGACCGCCGACAAGATCGGCCGCTTCCTGGTCGCCATCTCCCAGGGAACGGACGACTCCTTCGGGGTCCGCTTCGCGGAGGTCAACGGCGGGCCGGCGCTGGTCGCCCTGGTCGACGGCAAGGTCGACTCCGTCTTCCAGATCGACATCCGCGACGGACGGATCGCCTGCGTCTACATCCTGCGCAATCCCGACAAGCTCCAGGGCCTCGCCCTCGACTGA
- a CDS encoding alpha/beta fold hydrolase: MSAQISFPVESPGGPRTVTLAYERRGRGEPLLLLHGIGHHWQAWEPVLDVLATERDVIAVDLPGFGASPGLPEGYRYDLGTVAPVLGAFCAALGVERPHVAGNSLGGLLALELGREKLVRSVTALSPAGFWSEAERRYAFATLRAMRAAALAMPVPLIERLSRSAAGRTALTSTIYARPGRRSPEAAVAETLALREATGFHQTLASGGSVLFTDDVPAVPVTVAWGSRDRLLLRRQGVRAKRVVPGARLVRLPGCGHVPMNDDPALVSRVILDGSRPAA; encoded by the coding sequence ATGTCCGCACAGATCTCTTTCCCCGTGGAGTCCCCCGGCGGACCGCGCACGGTGACCCTCGCCTACGAGCGCCGGGGCCGGGGCGAGCCCCTGCTGCTGCTCCACGGGATCGGCCACCACTGGCAGGCCTGGGAGCCGGTGCTCGACGTCCTCGCGACCGAGCGGGACGTCATCGCGGTCGACCTGCCGGGCTTCGGCGCCTCCCCCGGCCTGCCCGAGGGGTACCGGTACGACCTCGGCACCGTGGCGCCGGTGCTCGGCGCCTTCTGCGCGGCGCTCGGCGTCGAACGGCCGCACGTGGCCGGCAACTCGCTCGGCGGCCTGCTCGCCCTGGAGCTCGGCCGCGAGAAGCTCGTGCGCTCGGTGACGGCGCTCTCCCCGGCCGGCTTCTGGTCGGAGGCCGAACGGCGGTACGCGTTCGCGACCTTGCGCGCCATGCGGGCCGCCGCACTCGCGATGCCCGTCCCGCTGATCGAGCGCCTCTCCCGCAGCGCGGCCGGCCGGACCGCGCTCACCAGCACCATCTACGCGCGCCCCGGGCGCCGTTCACCCGAGGCGGCCGTCGCCGAGACGCTCGCCCTGAGGGAGGCGACCGGCTTCCACCAGACCCTGGCGTCCGGCGGGAGCGTGCTCTTCACCGACGACGTCCCCGCCGTGCCCGTCACCGTCGCCTGGGGCAGCCGCGACCGGCTCCTGCTGCGCCGCCAGGGCGTCCGGGCCAAGCGGGTCGTCCCCGGCGCGCGCCTGGTCCGGCTGCCGGGCTGCGGTCACGTCCCCAT